The Ooceraea biroi isolate clonal line C1 chromosome 11, Obir_v5.4, whole genome shotgun sequence genome includes a region encoding these proteins:
- the LOC105288188 gene encoding leucine-rich repeat-containing protein 24 yields the protein MCPIAPAWWRRIALLSTMLLLLLSWRVGAAEGCPSMCACKWKGGKEWVECANRDLKGLPQGAREETQVLDLSDNHLVSLPSECFQALGLINLQRLYLGRSHISRISSEAFVGLVGLVELDLSENLIQEVPTDTFKSYPSLMRLTLNGNPIKEIRQSAFRHLIHLTYLDMSNCTIEVIEQHAFENLQSLEWLRLNDNRLVYVPDHTLPLGGSLRGLSLHNNPWQCDCKLRIMQTWLQESAPVAPQESEPVCESPERLRGRQIKLLKLNELACLPRINLQDHVEIYEGENVTLKCDVHAIPTAKIAWSFNEDPCELQNENDSIANGISMFPRCIYRQRGGTNISSTLFLYSVESLDEGVYRCIADNNAGSAEANLSLRVLFREKPTVEPPSDNPASGYVAAIAAGALVGTLLALGCLVGSVIYCAKKRRRDRKRNSKALVTQSKSVLPITKDTTSSSCRKGNGSLIGLEHQQMVSYTEREISRAATLEHREHSRNNLDAYRVASPVAKYLTEPDLINEVPETTEVGYGQLYGRHHQRTGGADRQILEYDSGYPLQPDLRPPPVLPQMSYLDQDGYPLNFGLPKISFTASTLPRLRQRMSEPGSAASPAARYSREAEFLARSPGYDLVLPRTDARYTAEGYPYPLHQQQLQQQQQSQQQHQQQQIMPPPLAIQPVEQPIQQQLPVQSPVSPVAVFPEVPFIPSPPAAYRGETTPLSPRSLLGKTAREAAAAAAARAEELQPPNHPESPDEGYVGDAMDV from the exons ATGTGCCCGATCGCACCGGCCTGGTGGCGGAGAATTGCCCTCCTCAGCACGatgctgctgctactgctaTCCTGGAGGGTGGGTGCGGCGGAGGGCTGCCCAAGCATGTGTGCGTGCAAGTGGAAGGGCGGGAAGGAGTGGGTGGAGTGCGCAAATCGCGACCTCAAGGGGCTGCCGCAAGGCGCCCGGGAGGAAACGCAGGTGCTCGACCTGTCGGACAATCATCTGGTCAGTCTGCCGTCCGAGTGCTTCCAAGCCCTCGGCCTAATCAATCTCCAACGTCTCTATCTGGGCAGGTCCCATATCAGCCGAATTTCCTCCGAGGCGTTCGTCGGCCTGGTCGGCTTAGTGGAGCTGGATCTGTCAGAGAACCTGATTCAGGAGGTGCCTACGGACACATTCAAATCCTATCCAAGTCTGATGAGGCTCACACTGAATGGCAACCCGATCAAGGAGATTCGTCAGAGTGCATTTCGCCATTTGATACACCTGACCTATCTGGACATGAGCAACTGTACGATAGAAGTCATCGAGCAACATGCTTTCGAGAACCTCCAGTCGTTGGAATGGCTTCGGCTGAACGACAATCGGCTCGTTTACGTGCCTGATCATACTCTGCCACTAGGGGGAAGTCTCAGGGGACTGAGCCTACATAATAATCCATGGCAATGTGATTGCAAACTGCGCATTATGCAGACCTGGCTGCAGGAGTCGGCACCAGTAGCGCCGCAGGAATCCGAGCCCGTGTGCGAATCCCCGGAGAGATTACGCGGACGACAAATCAAGCTCCTCAAGCTTAATGAATTAGCCTGTTTACCGCGTATAAATCTTCAAGATCACGTGGAAATCTATGAAGGCGAGAACGTTACTCTCAAGTGCGACGTTCACGCGATACCGACTGCCAAAATCGCGTGGTCGTTCAATGAGGATCCGTGCgaattgcaaaatgaaaacGACTCCATAGCCAACGGTATTTCTATGTTTCCAAG ATGCATCTACCGACAACGAGGCGGGACCAATATAAGCAGCACACTGTTTCTCTACTCGGTTGAGTCGCTCGATGAGGGTGTCTACAGGTGCATCGCGGACAACAACGCAGGATCCGCGGAGGCAAATCTGTCCCTTCGCGTGCTCTTCCGCGAGAAGCCCACTGTGGAGCCACCCTCCGACAATCCCGCATCCGGCTACGTGGCCGCGATAGCCGCAGGTGCACTGGTGGGCACCCTATTGGCGCTGGGTTGTCTAGTGGGCAGCGTGATATACTGCGCGaagaaacgtcgtcgcgaTCGGAAGCGCAATTCAAAGGCGTTGGTGACACAAAGCAAGTCGGTACTGCCTATCACGAAGGATACCACTAGCAGTTCCTGCCGGAAAGGTAACGGGAGCCTGATCGGCCTGGAGCATCAACAGATGGTGTCCTACACCGAGCGGGAAATCAGTCGGGCGGCCACTCTGGAACACCGGGAACACTCCAGAAACAACTTAGACGCTTACCGGGTAGCCAGTCCAGTCGCCAAGTATCTGACCGAGCCGGATCTGATCAATGAAGTACCCGAGACCACTGAGGTAGGGTACGGTCAGTTGTACGGGCGACACCATCAGCGAACCGGAGGTGCCGACCGACAGATTTTGGAATACGACTCGGGTTATCCGCTGCAGCCTGACCTGCGACCACCGCCGGTTCTGCCGCAGATGAGTTATCTGGATCAGGACGGTTACCCACTGAACTTTGGCCTGCCCAAGATCTCTTTCACCGCCAGCACCCTGCCGAGACTACGGCAGAGGATGTCGGAGCCCGGCTCGGCGGCTTCGCCGGCAGCTCGGTACTCGCGCGAAGCTGAGTTTCTGGCGAGATCGCCGGGTTACGATCTCGTTCTACCGCGAACTGACGCCAGATACACCGCTGAGGGTTACCCCTATCCATTGCATCAGCAGCAgttgcaacagcagcagcagtcgcaACAACAACACCAACAGCAACAGATAATGCCACCACCACTAGCGATTCAACCGGTCGAGCAACCGATTCAGCAACAGCTGCCCGTTCAGTCGCCAGTTTCGCCGGTCGCTGTCTTCCCGGAAGTACCCTTCATACCATCACCCCCGGCGGCTTATAGGGGCGAGACCACTCCACTGTCACCGAGGTCTCTTCTCGGCAAAACCGCTCGCGAAGCTGCAGCCGCGGCTGCCGCGAGGGCGGAGGAGCTCCAGCCTCCGAATCATCCGGAGAGTCCTGATGAGGGCTACGTGGGAGATGCTATGGATGTATGA